From the Solanum pennellii chromosome 4, SPENNV200 genome, one window contains:
- the LOC107018322 gene encoding uncharacterized protein LOC107018322, protein MGFIMEFAENLVLRLMEDPKERDRKFREHVYATKARCDKTLEMWSYPLRPYGFWTFDRHNAQNFWDPQISQVQGRRDPYDDLLHHHK, encoded by the coding sequence aTGGGATTCATAATGGAATTTGCGGAGAACTTGGTACTGAGATTAATGGAGGACCCAAAGGAACGAGATCGCAAGTTTCGTGAACATGTGTATGCCACTAAGGCCAGGTGCGACAAGACTTTGGAGATGTGGAGTTATCCTCTCCGTCCCTATGGTTTCTGGACCTTTGATCGCCACAATGCTCAGAATTTCTGGGATCCTCAGATCAGCCAGGTCCAAGGCCGTCGTGATCCTTATGACGACCTCCTTCACCACCACAAATGA